The following are from one region of the Girardinichthys multiradiatus isolate DD_20200921_A chromosome 9, DD_fGirMul_XY1, whole genome shotgun sequence genome:
- the fam183a gene encoding protein FAM183A isoform X1, giving the protein MAAGKEEVDYVRKNLIHADTVKKEQRYQKLHTEFSINPFRKLHVLPDKPMSRKPPEALLEDTTFIEAYRRVHMEPAKKYPAPITESQEIGWIAGPLIQENHQDPRFNFRRFKTDITKNAVFFQRGLK; this is encoded by the exons ATGGCCGCCGGTAAGGAGGAAGTGGATTATGTTCGTAAAAACTTAATTCACGCTGATACCGTAAAGAAGGAGCAAAGATATCAAAAACTGCACACAGAGTTCAGCATCAACCCTTTCAGGAAAT TACATGTCCTCCCAGACAAACCCATGTCCAGGAAACCACCAGAAGCACTATTAGAGGaca CAACCTTTATTGAGGCTTACCGAAGGGTCCACATGGAACCAGCAAAGAAATATCCGGCACCCATCACTGAAAGTCAAGAGATTGGATGGATTGCCGGTCCACTG ATCCAAGAGAACCATCAAGACCCAAGATTTAACTTCCGCCGATTCAAGACAGATATcacaaaaaatgcagtttttttccaacgaggcttaaaataa
- the fam183a gene encoding protein FAM183A isoform X2 — protein MAAGKEEVDYVRKNLIHADTVKKEQRYQKLHTEFSINPFRKSTFIEAYRRVHMEPAKKYPAPITESQEIGWIAGPLIQENHQDPRFNFRRFKTDITKNAVFFQRGLK, from the exons ATGGCCGCCGGTAAGGAGGAAGTGGATTATGTTCGTAAAAACTTAATTCACGCTGATACCGTAAAGAAGGAGCAAAGATATCAAAAACTGCACACAGAGTTCAGCATCAACCCTTTCAGGAAAT CAACCTTTATTGAGGCTTACCGAAGGGTCCACATGGAACCAGCAAAGAAATATCCGGCACCCATCACTGAAAGTCAAGAGATTGGATGGATTGCCGGTCCACTG ATCCAAGAGAACCATCAAGACCCAAGATTTAACTTCCGCCGATTCAAGACAGATATcacaaaaaatgcagtttttttccaacgaggcttaaaataa